The Ochrobactrum sp. BTU1 genome includes a region encoding these proteins:
- a CDS encoding iron-containing alcohol dehydrogenase, whose protein sequence is MENFVFNTTPSIVLQNGGLTKIVEIAGHLLGKRVVLVTDKGLRNLGLLTPATKALEQAGIAISIFDDVQADPPESNVIALKDQIVAHETTGVLAIGGGSSMDVAKVAALLAKSGEALNDIYGVNIARGPRLPLVLIPTTAGTGSEVTPISIITTGASEKKGVVSPLLLPDMAVLDADLTVGLPAAVTAATGIDAMVHAIEAYTSASSNNNPLSRSLARNALQLLGANIRTAVFEGQNRDARAAMLLGSLLAGQAFANSPVAAVHALAYPIGGHFHVPHGLSNALVLAHVLRFNLPEASHVYAEIATDVFPELGAISAELRGEAFVERLAELSRELGVPQRLRDVNIAKDDLPKLARDAMKQTRLLVNNPRKVTEADALTIYQAAY, encoded by the coding sequence ATGGAAAACTTCGTATTCAACACAACGCCATCAATCGTCCTGCAAAACGGCGGCCTGACAAAGATTGTCGAGATTGCCGGGCATCTGTTGGGCAAGCGCGTTGTGCTCGTGACCGACAAGGGGTTGCGAAACCTTGGGCTGCTTACCCCTGCGACAAAAGCCTTGGAGCAGGCAGGGATTGCCATTTCAATTTTTGATGATGTGCAGGCTGACCCGCCCGAAAGCAATGTTATCGCCCTGAAGGATCAGATTGTAGCGCATGAAACTACTGGCGTCCTCGCCATCGGCGGCGGCTCCTCGATGGATGTTGCAAAGGTTGCGGCACTGCTTGCAAAGAGCGGTGAAGCGCTGAACGACATTTATGGTGTCAATATCGCACGCGGGCCGCGCTTGCCGCTCGTTTTAATTCCAACAACGGCAGGAACAGGGTCGGAAGTTACCCCCATATCGATCATCACAACTGGAGCGTCCGAAAAGAAGGGGGTCGTCTCGCCCCTTCTGCTTCCAGATATGGCAGTTCTCGATGCTGACTTGACTGTCGGCTTGCCAGCAGCGGTAACAGCTGCCACCGGCATTGATGCAATGGTGCACGCCATCGAAGCATACACGTCTGCTTCCTCCAACAATAACCCTTTGTCTCGTTCATTGGCGCGCAATGCCCTGCAACTGCTTGGTGCCAATATCCGTACAGCGGTCTTTGAAGGACAAAATCGCGACGCACGGGCCGCCATGCTGCTCGGCTCACTGCTCGCTGGCCAAGCTTTCGCCAATTCGCCGGTTGCGGCTGTTCATGCGTTGGCCTATCCGATTGGCGGGCATTTCCATGTCCCGCATGGTTTATCCAATGCGCTCGTGCTTGCGCATGTGCTGCGGTTCAATCTCCCGGAGGCGAGCCATGTCTACGCGGAAATTGCGACAGATGTCTTTCCCGAACTCGGCGCTATATCTGCGGAATTGCGGGGAGAAGCTTTTGTAGAAAGGCTGGCGGAGCTTAGCCGTGAACTTGGAGTGCCCCAGCGATTGCGCGACGTGAATATTGCGAAAGATGATCTGCCCAAGCTTGCGCGCGATGCAATGAAACAGACCCGCCTTCTGGTCAACAATCCGCGCAAGGTAACTGAGGCTGATGCGCTGACGATTTATCAGGCCGCATATTAA
- a CDS encoding MaoC family dehydratase — MELSPNSAASASPAGIESEVLYSDWVKIDQQLVDRFADVIDDQQFIHTDPVRAAKESDFGGTIAHGFLILGLLTKLSRAVLPEATTGTVEINYGFDKVRFLAPVRVGSSIRGVFSSKSIQSKGNGKLQTLNATVEIKGEAKAALVAEWLILTVG; from the coding sequence TTGGAACTAAGCCCGAATTCTGCAGCGTCGGCTTCCCCGGCAGGTATAGAAAGCGAAGTCCTTTATTCGGACTGGGTCAAGATCGATCAACAGCTTGTTGATCGATTTGCGGATGTGATCGATGATCAACAGTTCATTCATACCGACCCTGTGCGTGCAGCAAAAGAAAGTGATTTCGGAGGAACTATTGCACATGGTTTCCTGATCCTTGGTTTGTTGACCAAGCTCAGCCGCGCGGTTTTACCGGAAGCTACCACGGGTACTGTCGAAATCAATTATGGCTTCGACAAGGTCCGCTTCCTCGCTCCAGTGAGAGTGGGGTCATCTATCCGTGGTGTGTTCAGTTCGAAATCAATTCAGTCGAAGGGGAATGGTAAACTTCAGACCCTGAATGCGACTGTTGAAATCAAAGGCGAAGCCAAGGCGGCGCTGGTCGCTGAATGGCTTATTCTTACGGTAGGTTGA
- a CDS encoding TetR/AcrR family transcriptional regulator has protein sequence MAESRRSNRTDSTGNVVILETAAQCFMEQGFSTTSIDDVARRMGSTKGRIYHYYSSKTDLFFDVHREGMDRLFKAVEPVMVLNGSGLHRLEEMLMAHALAMMNNVAFEAVVVQGVHMHKLAATTPDQRRTLNDLISVRRRFEDLFKQVIREGIEDGSIRHVDVSIATKAVLGAVNWLSIWYQPRSAETESDRIALAREIVNVQTRGLRG, from the coding sequence ATGGCTGAAAGCCGCCGAAGTAACCGAACAGACAGTACTGGGAATGTCGTCATCCTAGAAACAGCCGCTCAGTGCTTCATGGAGCAAGGCTTTTCAACTACTAGCATTGATGACGTGGCGCGCAGGATGGGCTCGACGAAGGGGCGCATTTATCATTACTACTCATCAAAGACAGATCTTTTTTTCGACGTTCATCGTGAAGGCATGGATCGACTGTTCAAAGCCGTTGAACCCGTCATGGTGCTCAACGGTTCCGGCCTGCACCGACTTGAGGAGATGCTCATGGCGCACGCGCTCGCCATGATGAACAACGTCGCTTTCGAAGCGGTCGTGGTGCAAGGTGTTCACATGCATAAGCTCGCGGCGACCACCCCAGATCAGCGCCGTACGCTCAACGACCTTATTTCTGTGAGACGCCGTTTCGAGGATTTGTTCAAACAAGTCATTCGGGAGGGGATTGAAGACGGCAGCATTCGCCACGTCGATGTGTCGATCGCGACCAAGGCAGTCTTGGGCGCGGTCAACTGGCTATCGATCTGGTATCAACCTAGAAGTGCTGAAACCGAAAGCGACAGAATCGCGTTGGCAAGAGAAATCGTTAATGTCCAGACGAGAGGTCTTCGTGGGTGA
- a CDS encoding acetyl-CoA C-acyltransferase, whose product MREAVIVSTARTPIGKAYRGAFNDTTAPALAGHAIAAAVERAGIDGAEIEDVVIGAALQQGTTHMNIARTSLLRSGLPASVPGQSMDRQCASGLMAIATAAKQITGDGMMITIGGGVEQISLVQNEHMNVHRWNDAWLTERLPATYMSMIETAEIVSARYGVSREAQDEYALQSQQRTAAAQLAGRLDAEIVPLRSIMSVKDKVSGEVSAKPVELTRDEGNRPDTTLAGLAGLKPVFAGGQTISQGGYVTAGNASQLSDGASASVLMEAKEAERRGLSPLGIYRGMAVAGCEPDEMGIGPVYAVPKLLKQHGLTVDDIDLWELNEAFAAQVLYCRDKLGIDNEKLNVNGGAISIGHPYGMSGARMTGHALIEGKRRNGHYVVVTMCVGGGMGAAGLFEIC is encoded by the coding sequence ATGAGAGAAGCTGTAATCGTATCAACGGCTCGGACGCCTATTGGCAAAGCCTATCGCGGAGCTTTCAATGATACCACAGCTCCCGCGCTGGCGGGACATGCAATTGCGGCGGCTGTCGAGCGCGCAGGCATCGATGGAGCTGAGATTGAGGACGTCGTCATTGGCGCAGCGCTTCAGCAAGGAACGACCCACATGAATATCGCACGCACATCGTTGCTGCGGTCGGGTCTTCCTGCCTCAGTTCCTGGCCAATCGATGGATCGTCAATGCGCGTCTGGGTTGATGGCTATCGCAACTGCTGCCAAGCAGATTACGGGCGATGGCATGATGATTACCATTGGTGGCGGCGTTGAGCAGATATCCCTGGTGCAAAACGAGCATATGAACGTGCATCGCTGGAACGATGCGTGGCTGACTGAGCGTCTTCCTGCTACTTACATGAGCATGATCGAAACGGCTGAGATCGTTTCTGCGCGCTATGGCGTCTCACGTGAGGCGCAAGACGAATATGCACTGCAGTCACAGCAGCGTACTGCTGCGGCCCAGTTGGCGGGACGGCTCGACGCCGAGATTGTACCCCTTCGGTCGATCATGTCGGTCAAAGATAAGGTTTCAGGTGAGGTTTCGGCGAAACCCGTCGAACTGACCAGGGACGAAGGTAACCGGCCCGATACCACATTGGCGGGTTTGGCGGGACTGAAACCGGTTTTTGCTGGCGGCCAGACAATCAGCCAAGGTGGTTATGTTACCGCTGGCAACGCCTCGCAACTATCTGACGGAGCGTCCGCATCTGTTCTTATGGAAGCGAAGGAAGCGGAAAGACGTGGTCTTTCTCCGCTCGGCATTTATCGCGGGATGGCTGTTGCTGGATGCGAGCCTGATGAGATGGGCATTGGCCCGGTATATGCCGTTCCGAAACTTTTGAAGCAACATGGTCTGACGGTCGATGATATCGATCTGTGGGAGTTGAATGAGGCCTTCGCAGCACAGGTTCTTTATTGCCGCGATAAGCTTGGCATTGATAATGAGAAACTCAATGTGAATGGCGGCGCTATTTCGATTGGTCATCCTTACGGAATGTCTGGTGCGCGTATGACGGGGCATGCGCTCATTGAGGGCAAGAGGCGTAACGGGCATTATGTAGTAGTCACCATGTGCGTTGGCGGCGGCATGGGCGCTGCAGGCCTTTTCGAAATTTGTTGA
- a CDS encoding SDR family NAD(P)-dependent oxidoreductase, giving the protein MAISFENSVAIITGAGGGLGRAYALELADRGAKVVVNDFGGSRDGKGGASEAAESVVAEIRANGGVAIADAGNVTKFEDMQALAKRVVEEFGRIDILINNAGILRDKSFAKMEMADFQAVVDVHLFGSANASRAVWDIMKSQTYGRILMTTSTSGVYGNFGQSNYGAAKAGLVGLMNVLHFEGEKYGIHVNAIAPTAATRMTGDVLDEEMLVRLAPENVVPAALFLVSEQAPSRTVLLAGAGTVSRMAIVESEGIYLPKGERTPEAVAAAFTKVDDLTSFIETGAGLAHVERIIARSRAQEVVK; this is encoded by the coding sequence ATGGCTATCTCCTTTGAAAATTCCGTCGCAATCATAACAGGCGCGGGAGGCGGGCTTGGACGTGCATACGCGCTCGAACTGGCAGACCGCGGCGCAAAAGTTGTTGTTAACGATTTTGGCGGTAGCCGCGACGGAAAAGGTGGCGCGTCTGAGGCCGCTGAAAGTGTTGTCGCAGAAATCAGAGCCAACGGCGGCGTTGCTATTGCAGACGCAGGCAACGTTACAAAATTCGAAGATATGCAGGCGCTGGCCAAGCGCGTAGTTGAGGAATTCGGACGCATCGATATCCTCATTAACAACGCGGGTATCTTGCGCGACAAAAGCTTTGCGAAGATGGAGATGGCTGATTTCCAGGCAGTGGTCGACGTGCACCTTTTTGGTTCAGCTAATGCAAGCCGCGCTGTTTGGGACATCATGAAGAGCCAGACCTATGGCCGCATCCTGATGACAACATCTACGTCGGGCGTCTATGGTAATTTCGGTCAGTCCAACTACGGAGCGGCGAAGGCTGGGTTGGTCGGCCTGATGAATGTCTTGCACTTTGAAGGCGAAAAGTACGGCATCCACGTCAACGCGATTGCGCCAACGGCTGCCACGCGCATGACTGGTGATGTACTTGACGAGGAGATGCTAGTACGTCTCGCACCCGAAAATGTCGTTCCGGCCGCTCTCTTTCTCGTCAGTGAACAAGCACCAAGTCGGACTGTTCTGCTCGCAGGAGCAGGTACAGTGTCCCGTATGGCGATTGTGGAAAGCGAGGGCATTTATCTGCCGAAAGGCGAGCGTACGCCCGAGGCGGTAGCCGCGGCTTTCACTAAAGTTGACGACTTGACCAGTTTTATTGAAACTGGGGCCGGGTTGGCGCATGTTGAACGCATCATCGCAAGGTCGAGGGCGCAAGAGGTTGTCAAATGA
- a CDS encoding ABC transporter permease subunit (The N-terminal region of this protein, as described by TIGR01726, is a three transmembrane segment that identifies a subfamily of ABC transporter permease subunits, which specificities that include histidine, arginine, glutamine, glutamate, L-cystine (sic), the opines (in Agrobacterium) octopine and nopaline, etc.), with translation MMSIELFLPAFLAIQNSIWLTLLITLASFALGQLVALPLALALTSASKSLQYCASTYTFLVRGSPLLVQLFIVYYGFGQVEAIRESILWPVLRSALYCSILTIGLNSAAYTSEVIAGAIRQLPKGQFEAASALGLKYTVSLMKVVLPQVYRSILPAIGNELVLVMKGSTLASAVTVMEMTGAARIFVSKTYAPFETFLIAGAIYLVMGAMFGRIIRFIENRVSIPER, from the coding sequence ATCATGTCTATTGAACTTTTTCTTCCAGCGTTTCTCGCTATTCAAAACAGCATCTGGTTGACGCTACTGATTACGCTTGCGAGCTTTGCTCTCGGCCAGCTTGTCGCCCTTCCACTAGCTTTAGCGCTCACCTCTGCCTCGAAGTCGCTTCAATATTGTGCATCAACCTATACGTTCTTGGTGCGCGGTAGCCCGCTTCTGGTTCAATTGTTCATTGTCTATTATGGTTTTGGACAAGTTGAAGCTATCCGGGAAAGCATTTTGTGGCCTGTCTTGAGAAGCGCGCTTTACTGCTCAATCTTAACAATTGGATTAAATTCTGCTGCATACACATCTGAGGTCATCGCCGGTGCAATCCGTCAGCTTCCCAAAGGCCAGTTTGAAGCTGCGAGTGCATTAGGTCTGAAATATACAGTCTCCCTCATGAAGGTCGTACTTCCGCAGGTGTACCGATCGATACTGCCGGCGATCGGCAACGAACTTGTGCTCGTTATGAAGGGATCGACGCTTGCGAGTGCGGTGACTGTGATGGAAATGACTGGAGCAGCTCGCATTTTTGTCTCGAAGACATATGCTCCCTTTGAAACATTCCTAATTGCCGGCGCAATTTATCTGGTTATGGGAGCGATGTTCGGAAGGATTATCCGCTTTATCGAAAACCGTGTGTCTATTCCGGAAAGATAA
- a CDS encoding amino acid ABC transporter ATP-binding protein — protein sequence MIQAAKKDTSPNHVISIAGMHKWYGAFHVLRDINLSVAQGERIVVAGPSGSGKSTMIRCVNRLEEHQKGQIIVDGIELTNDLKKIDEVRREVGMVFQHFNLFPHLTILENCTLAPIWVRKMPKKQAEEIAMHYLARVKIPEQANKYPGQLSGGQQQRVAIARALCMSPKVMLFDEPTSALDPEMVKEVLDTMVSLADEGMTMICVTHEMGFARQVANRVIFMDQGQIVEQNSPAEFFDNPQHERTKLFLSQILH from the coding sequence ATGATACAAGCAGCGAAAAAAGACACGTCGCCAAATCATGTTATAAGTATTGCCGGGATGCATAAGTGGTACGGGGCATTCCATGTGCTTAGAGACATTAATCTTTCCGTTGCTCAGGGTGAACGTATTGTCGTTGCCGGTCCTTCGGGTTCCGGCAAGTCAACCATGATCCGTTGCGTCAATCGTCTGGAAGAGCACCAGAAGGGCCAGATCATTGTTGATGGCATTGAGCTCACCAATGATCTCAAGAAGATCGACGAAGTGCGCCGCGAAGTCGGCATGGTGTTCCAGCACTTCAACCTCTTCCCGCATCTGACCATTTTGGAGAACTGCACGCTCGCACCGATCTGGGTTCGCAAAATGCCAAAGAAGCAGGCGGAAGAAATCGCGATGCACTATCTGGCACGCGTGAAAATTCCAGAACAGGCCAACAAGTATCCGGGCCAGCTTTCAGGCGGTCAGCAGCAGCGTGTGGCAATTGCCCGTGCGCTTTGCATGAGCCCGAAAGTCATGCTGTTCGATGAGCCGACCTCGGCACTTGATCCGGAAATGGTCAAGGAAGTGCTTGATACAATGGTGAGCCTTGCAGATGAAGGCATGACGATGATCTGCGTAACGCATGAAATGGGCTTTGCCCGTCAGGTCGCAAACCGCGTGATCTTTATGGATCAGGGCCAGATTGTTGAGCAGAATTCGCCAGCCGAGTTCTTCGACAACCCGCAGCATGAACGCACCAAGCTGTTTTTGAGCCAGATACTCCACTAA
- a CDS encoding AMP-binding protein codes for MTPDQRALNRNHCVLRYLLDKHATERPTAPFVHFWPSTEWDYKTTRDRVRQRAATLQSHGVKRGDHVLCFMGNGPDLLTTWFAICYIGAVYVPINTAALGRPLEHILNDADAALMVAQADLIDRLHDVAPGKLQKVLVVEGWKNHSIADVEILPLTDVSTVSEAELSLETPIEPWDTLAIMYTSGTTGNAKGVITSYVQLFTMGPDAFDCVDEADRCMICGPIFHCGSTLYVYAMLARGLSIGMMREFKTQHFWQAVRETNSTYCLLLGVMASFLLKQPASPDDRNHPLRRAFITPFGEDGPLFAKRFGVEAWTIYNMTEIASPLVAGPGITQKGIAGKPRPWYQLRVVDENDIEVPDGNAGELVIRSDRPWALMKGYYNNPKATVEAMRNGWFHTGDSFRKDENGVYFFVDRLKDVIRRRGENISSFALEAEVLFHDSVKECAAIAVPSELSEDEVLIVVTPVEGEEIFADELLEFLSGRLPRFMVPRYVRIEESLPKTSSGKIQKHVLRSEGVTENTVDRELRVTRAS; via the coding sequence ATGACGCCAGACCAGCGCGCGCTTAACCGTAACCATTGCGTATTACGCTATCTTCTCGATAAGCACGCAACGGAGCGCCCCACGGCACCATTCGTACATTTTTGGCCATCGACAGAATGGGATTACAAGACGACCCGAGACCGCGTTCGACAACGAGCAGCTACTCTGCAATCCCATGGCGTAAAGCGTGGCGATCACGTCCTCTGCTTTATGGGCAATGGTCCGGACTTGCTCACTACATGGTTTGCAATTTGCTATATTGGCGCTGTCTATGTTCCGATAAATACCGCCGCCCTCGGACGTCCATTGGAGCATATTCTCAACGACGCGGACGCGGCGCTCATGGTCGCACAGGCCGATCTGATAGACCGGCTGCATGACGTCGCTCCTGGAAAATTACAGAAAGTTTTGGTGGTTGAAGGCTGGAAAAATCACTCAATTGCTGATGTGGAAATCCTACCTCTGACTGATGTTAGTACGGTCAGCGAGGCTGAGCTCTCCCTCGAAACGCCGATTGAACCCTGGGACACGCTTGCAATAATGTACACGTCAGGCACAACGGGCAATGCCAAGGGTGTCATAACCTCGTATGTGCAGCTTTTTACGATGGGGCCTGACGCCTTTGATTGCGTGGATGAAGCGGATCGCTGTATGATTTGCGGTCCAATCTTCCATTGCGGCTCTACACTTTATGTCTATGCGATGCTGGCGCGCGGACTTTCAATTGGCATGATGCGCGAGTTTAAAACCCAACATTTCTGGCAGGCTGTTCGGGAAACGAACTCGACCTACTGTCTGTTGTTGGGTGTAATGGCCAGCTTCCTCTTAAAGCAGCCTGCATCACCGGATGATCGGAACCACCCGCTGCGCCGCGCCTTCATTACTCCATTTGGAGAAGATGGCCCATTATTCGCAAAGAGATTTGGCGTAGAAGCATGGACTATCTACAACATGACCGAGATTGCGAGCCCATTGGTTGCTGGGCCCGGCATTACACAAAAGGGCATCGCGGGCAAGCCGCGTCCATGGTATCAGCTACGCGTCGTTGACGAAAACGATATCGAAGTGCCCGACGGCAATGCAGGTGAGCTGGTCATTCGCTCTGACCGCCCCTGGGCTTTAATGAAGGGCTACTACAACAATCCGAAAGCCACAGTCGAAGCCATGCGCAACGGCTGGTTTCACACCGGCGATAGCTTCCGCAAAGACGAAAATGGGGTCTATTTTTTTGTTGATCGCCTAAAAGACGTAATTCGGCGACGAGGTGAGAATATATCGTCTTTCGCTTTAGAGGCCGAAGTACTTTTCCACGATAGTGTCAAAGAATGCGCAGCAATAGCTGTTCCGAGCGAATTGAGCGAAGACGAAGTCCTGATCGTCGTTACACCGGTGGAAGGGGAGGAGATTTTTGCGGATGAATTGCTCGAGTTTCTTTCAGGCCGGCTGCCTCGCTTTATGGTACCAAGATATGTACGGATTGAGGAATCTCTTCCAAAGACTTCCAGTGGCAAAATCCAGAAACATGTTTTGCGTAGCGAAGGAGTTACCGAAAACACGGTCGATCGCGAGCTGAGAGTGACGCGGGCAAGTTGA
- a CDS encoding acyl-CoA thioesterase: MTTSRPRLKAESRSAFREFYEMQTRWSDMDIYGHVNNVVYLQYCDAALNRSLIAAGALELNGSTPIGVVARNSTTYFSEISYPGNIVVGVRVEHIGNTSLLWGFGIFKDGEELTAAASEYVHVYVNRETRRPVPLTTELKELAARLYVQGSVEEL, encoded by the coding sequence ATGACGACCTCACGACCCCGCCTGAAGGCCGAATCTCGTTCGGCTTTTCGAGAATTTTACGAAATGCAGACGCGCTGGAGCGATATGGACATTTATGGCCACGTCAATAACGTCGTCTATTTGCAATATTGTGATGCAGCATTGAACCGGTCATTGATCGCCGCCGGCGCTCTGGAGCTGAATGGTTCCACGCCAATTGGTGTAGTGGCGCGCAATTCAACAACCTATTTTTCCGAGATTTCATATCCTGGTAATATCGTCGTTGGGGTTCGCGTCGAGCACATCGGTAACACGAGTCTGCTTTGGGGCTTTGGCATTTTCAAGGATGGTGAAGAATTGACGGCTGCCGCAAGCGAATATGTGCATGTCTATGTCAACCGAGAAACCCGACGGCCAGTTCCGCTTACCACGGAACTTAAAGAATTAGCCGCAAGGCTTTACGTTCAAGGATCGGTGGAGGAATTGTGA